In Gimesia panareensis, the genomic window GCTGTTTGGTCGCGGCAGTACCGATATGAAGGGTTCCATCGCCTGCATGTTCGCCGCGTTGGAATCGATAAGCAATGAAGACCTGAAAGCCCCCGTTTATATTTCCTGCACGGCCGATGAAGAACTCGACCATCGCGGCGCCATTGAAATTGCCCAGCGGTCGGAAATCTACAAAGAATTAACGGCAGGGAAAGCCCATGGCATTGTCGGCGAGGCGACCAGTTTGGATGTTGTCTATGCCCATAAAGGGGGCTGTCAGGTGGTAGTGACATCGCACGGCAAGGCGTCCCATTCCAGTACGCGGGAAGGGCTCAACGCCAATTGGGCAATGATTCCTTTCCTGCAAGTAGCCAAAGCAATTTACGATGAAACCGAAACCGACGAGAAATGGCTCGATGATGAATTCAACCCGCCGACCGTCTGCATGAATATCGGCATCAACGACCACACCGCTGCGGTGAACATCACGCCGCCGCAATCGATTTGCACGCTGTGCTTCCGTCCGATGCCGGGAACCGATGTCGAGGCGATTCTTCACCTGCTTAAGATGAAGGCCGATGAGTTGAAAATCGAGTTCCACATCCGCAGCCAAAATCCGGCATTCCGCCGCGATCCAAACTCGGATTTCGCCCAACAAGCCGCAAAACTTTCGACAGGCCACCCGCCCAAAACAGTCGCCTACGGTTCGGAAGCCAGTAACTTTCCCGAAGTCGAAAACCTCATACTGCTCGGCCCCGGCAACATCACCGAGGCCCATAAAAGCGACGAATGGATTACCCTCGCACAGTTGGAACGCGGACAGGACGTGTACGCGGGATTGATTCGTGAATACTGTTTGTAAACTGCTTCCCAGGCCGACGACAAGTCGTCGGCCTGGGGTTGGATTTTACCCGGCCGACTGAACGGGGTTCGCTAATTCCTTGTTCATAGTCCCGAAGTTCGTTTTCAGCGGCGGGCCGGTCACTCCAGGGTCCATTGGGATTTAATACTGTTCTATAATTGCGACGTACAGACCTGATTCGCTTCCTCATTCGCACAGGGAACCCCCGAATGCAATTCGCAGTGGTCGCAGACCACAGGAAACTGACAGTGATTGTCTCCAATCCAGAACCAGACTGTCAGTTCTAAGAAGCCCATAAACAGCCCCTCCACTCACTGAATCCCGAATTTCTTCAAACAGAACATCATGCCCAGATAGAAACCGATCATCACCGCGGTTGAGATGCCGAAACTGGCACCGAAACCGACGCCTTTTTTCAACAGGATCGGCAGCAGCAGAAAGAAGGAGAGGGAGGGCAGCACCAGCCAGAAGATATTGCGGGACAGCTCGGCCACTTTGTCGGTGCTGCCGGTATCGATATAGAGCCAGATCATCCCCAGAAAAGAGACCAGCGGCAGGGAGGCCAGGGCACCGCCTAACAGAGAGCTGCGTTTGGAGATTTCCGCTACCGCCACGACCACGACTGCGGTCAGGGCCACCTTAATGAAATAATACATGGATTGCCTCCGCTCTCTTCACAGTGATGCGTCTTCAGTCACGTTCTGCAAAGTCCCCCCTCTGGCCGTCGCGGGAGAGGTTCCCCCAGGCGACGACCAGCAGGCAGACCAATGACTCACCAGAGTGAATTATTCCTGGAACTCACCCTGCGACGGCTTGCCGTCGATTTCCCCCAGCACGGTGCCGGCAAAGTCGGCTACGTTTCCAATCCCGGGATCAGTCCCGACAAATTTAGATGCTTTCCCGTCTGCCTCATCCTGAGGGAGCATTTTGACGGTCATGGGAGGCACGACTTTGCCTTCTGCAGTCTTCGTTTCTTTGATTGAAAGTGTCAGCTCTTTCGCAGCCACAGGCCCAGGTGATTTCTCATCGGCTCCCAGAAACAGAATCGTACACTCATGCTTGGGGTGATCAACAGTAAATTCGGCATGGTATTTACCCATATCGAAGACGACCCCGCCATTCGGCCCCGTCCCGTGCGAATGGGCTTCGGCATGGCTCTCTTCGGAGTGTGCTGCCGGCTCCGGTGCCGCCGTTTCCGGGGGAGCAGAGTCTGAGCTGCCTTTGTCTGCACAGCCTGCTACGATCAGCGCAGCGAACAGTAAACCAGAGATTTTCAAATTCTTCATTTCGTTTTCCTTTGCTTCAGAGAAATCAATCAAGTGTGTTGTTGTGTTGCAGCCCGCAGCAGTTCTTCGTCTGAAGTTTCGCTGCGAACCAGTCGTTCGGCATCCTTGCCGGAAAATTTCCAGAACAGTCCGGGGTGAATAAAAAATTCACAAAAGGTGGATGTCACCAGCCCTCCCAGAATAACGGTCGCTACGGGATAGAGAATTTCCAGTCCCGGTTTATTACCACCCACCACCAGCGGAATCAAGGCGATCCCCGCGGTCAAAGCGGTCATCAGCACCGGAGCCAGCCGTTCCAGGCTGCCCCGCAGTACCATCTGGGGAGAAAAGTCTTCTCCCTCTTCTTCCATTAAATGGAAATAATGTGTCACGAGCAGAATGCCGTTACGGACGGCAATCCCCCCCAGAGACACAAAACCAACCATACTGGCAACAGTCAGGGTCTGGTTGGTTAAGACCAGCGCGAAGACACCGCCGATGAAGGCCGTTGGAATGGCGTTCAGAATCTGAAACGTGATCCGCGCCGAGGGATACAGCATCATCAGCACAATAAAGATACCCGCCACCGAGACGGCCGCCAGAATCGTAATCAGGAGTGTGGCGGAACGCTGTGCTTCAAACTGTCCTCCGAATTCCACAAAATAACCGGTGGGCAGTTCGACCTGTTCCCGCACCTGTTTTTCAATTTCCTCCACGGTACTGGCCAGGTCGCGTCCCGACACATTACAGCGGATCGTCTGTCGCCTGCGGACGTTTTCCCGGTTGACCAGGTTCGGACCGCTGGCGGATCCGGGGAATTCAGCCAGTTCCCGCAAACGGATCTGACCTCTGTCATCGGGAAGTTCGAGTCGCAATTCCCCCAGATTATAGGGGTCCGAGCGGTATTGTTCATTGAGTTTAATGACCAGATCAAACCGTCGCTGTCCCTCCAGAACCTGTGAGACAGCTTCCCCTTTCAAGGCCGTCTCCACAAATTTGGCGACATATTCGCGGCTCAAACCGAAGTAAGCCAGCTCTTCCGGCTTCAGCACCACATGCAACTCATCCACCCGTTCCTGGGGATCGATGATCGGCGGAGTCACCCCGGGAATATCAGTGATCGCATCCCGGACGTTGCCCGCCAGTTCGCGCAGTTTGTCGAGATCATCCCCATAAATCTTAATCCCGACCTGGGCTTTGACCCCGGACAGCATATGACTGATGAGATGAGACAGCGGCTGTTCCGCCTCGATCCCCACTCCGGGAACATTCGTTTTGAGATCGGAAAGTAACGTCTCCAGAAACTCATCGCGATCATAGTTCGCTGCGGGATTCATTGTCAGGATATATTCGCCCACGTTGACAGGTTGGGCATGTTCATCCCGTTCTGCCCGACCGGTCCGCCGGAAAAAGTGCAAAATCGGACCGTTTGGATTAGCTTTGGACTTCTGCATTTTCACCAGTTGGGCATCGATCAGTGAAGAGGCCTCATTCGAAGCTTTCAAAGAAGAGCCCCCCGGCAGGGTAACATTGATCTGCACGCTCCCTTCATCAATTTTTGGCAGGAAGTCCGCCCCCAGTCGGGACAGCTCATAGACACTGACGCCGACCAGAGCCCAGGTCAGTAACAGCAGGGCAGCAGCATGCCGCATACTGAACCGGATTAGAAAACTGGCACCCCATTTCAGAAACCGCAGCAAGCGCCCGTCCTGATGTTCGTGGGTGGCTTTAGCCTGGGGCAGCAGGTAGTAAGACAACACGGGAGTCACCGTCAGCGAGACCAGCAGCGAGGCCAGAATCGATACAATATAGGCCACCCCCAGGGGAACGAACAGACGCCCTTCGACTCCCGACAGGGCAAACAGAGGCATAAACGCGAGCACCACGACAGCGGTACCAAAAACGATCGCCGAACGGATTTCCCGACTGGCTTCAAAAACGACGACAATCGCCGGTCTGGGATTCGGGCTGATGTTGTTTTCGCCCAGCCGACGGAAAATATTTTCCACGTCCACAATCGCATCGTCGACCAGTTCCCCGATCGCAACCGCAATCCCCCCCAGGGTCATCACATTGATCGAGAGTTCCGTTCCCGTAATCATCCCGACAACGCGGAACACGAGCGTCGTGATCACCAGCGACAGGGGAATCGCGGTCAGTGTGATGAAGGTCGTGCGCAGATTCAGCAGAAACAGGAACAATACGATCACCACCAGTACCGCACCAATCACCAGGGCCTCTTCCACATAGTAAATCCCCCGGTCAATGAAACTTTTGAGTTTAAACAGCTTGGTATTGATCACGATGTCGGCAGGCAGCGACGCTTCCGCATCATGCAGGGCCGCCATCACATCATCCGTCAGCTTTCTGGTATCCGCATGGGGTTGTTTGACGATCGTAATCACCACGCCCGCGTGGCCATCGATACTCGCGTCTCCCCGTTTCGGGGCAGGGCCTTCAACGATTTCCGCCACGTTCTCCATCAGTACGGCACGGTCCCCGTTCATTTTGACGGGCGCCCTGCGGAGTTCTTCCAGCACATCATTGGTCAGCGCACCCAGTCGGCCGATAATCCGCACGGGGCGTTCGGTCTGGCCGCTGAGGATAAATCCGCCGCTGGCATTCAGGTTATTCGACTGGACCGCCGCCTCGACATCCTGCAGTGAAACGTTATATTCCTGCAACTTAATCGGGTCGACCAGCACCTGGTACTGTTTCTTATCGCCCCCCATCACGATGACTTCCGCGATGCCGTTCAATTTGAGCAACCGCGGCCTGATCAGCCAGTCAGCTGTCGTACGCAGGTCCATCCGTTCTTCCAGGGGAGTCGGAAAGACGACGTCATACGAACGTTGATTCCAGTTAAACGTAACCATCCGACCGGGATTTCGCGGGTCCCATTCCGGATCCTGAACTGCCACTTTCTGCCACTGGCCAAGATCGTTGCGTTCCACTGGATTCCAGACAGTAAGAAATGGCTTCCCCTCTTTCTCGATGCGTTCAGCCAGCAGTCCTGTCTGTCCCACCGGGACTAAAGTCCCTCCTTGAGGTCCTGTGCGGCGGTGGATGCCCACATGCAGAATCTGCCCCATAATCGAGGCCTGGGGTGTCATCATCGGGCGGATGCCAGGCGGCATGGGAACAGTTGCCAGGCGTTCCGAAACAATCTGACGGGCGTAGCGCGGTTCAGTCTTCCAACCAAACTCGATGTAAATCACGTTCATCCCCTGGCTGGACTGGCTGCGCACATCTTCGACGCCGTTCGCCCCCAGAATAGCCGTTTCGATAGGATACGTCACCAGCGTTTCGACCTCTTCAGACGACATGCCGGGACACTGCGTCAGGATCACCACCCGCGGGCGGTCGAGATCAGGAAAAACATCGATCGGCAATGTGGTGGTCAGATAACCACCATAAGCCAGAATGACCACACAGGCCGCCAGGACCAGAGTACGATGCGTTAACGAAAGTCGGATTATGGAATTGAGCACGGCGTTCCCCTATTTCCCTTCATCTTCGTTTTTGTGGAGACTGCCGTCCGCGTGGATATGATAGCCTTCCGGCAAATCATTATCAGAAGAGGACTTCAGCATGCGGTTCAACTGCTCTGCAGCTCCCTGAACCACAAACGAACCGGGAGTCAGCGATCCATCATTGGCAATCACGGTATGCCGTCGATCCCGCTCCAGCACACGCACCGGTTTGCGGTAGAAGGTATTCACATTTTGAGTGAAGATAAACGCCTCCGCTCCTTCGCGGGCAACGGCATCTGCCGGGAGCACGAACACGTTTTCCAGTTTTTCCACCCTGATCATCAGCCGCACTTTCTGTCCGGGACGAAAACGCCAGAGCACCTGGGTCTGGTCTCCCTGTTGCACAACCCGGGACTGATTCTCCAGCGGCATACGAAACGCAAAGGTTCGGTTTACCGGATCGATCACATTTGAAAGGTACTCAATCAGGAAACTCTGTTTGATGGCAGGCCAGTGAGTCGATTCTCTTTCCTGGAAATCGACTTCGACAGGCCAGCCCTCTCGCACACTGCGTTCCAGCAGTTGGGTTTCATCGCGAAAAGCACGCCCCTCGATTGCCAGTTGACGATGATCGGCCAGCAGGCATAGCATCTCGCCCGTCTTGACCTGCTGCCCCAGATCGAGCTTGCTCTCCTGAACTTCGAATGTCAGCGGTGGCTCCTGTTTGACTTTTGTCCCTGATGCTTTCAGCGCGACAGGCGTTCTCGTGCTGCCGACCCGGTCCATCCGATCCGGAACCAGGATATCCAGATCTCTGACGAAATCGCCGGCAGAGATTTTCTGCAACTGCTGCTGTGAAAAACCACGACTGAGCAGTTCATGCTGATACCCCTTGATTGCCACGTGCAGCCGTTTGATCTCATTGGCTACCTCAATGATCCGCGCTTCGGGTATCGCGCCGCGTGTTGTCTCCAGTCGTTTTTTCTTTGTCTCTGCCAGCGCGATATTCTGAGTGTCTTTGAACAGGTTGGTCTGCGTCTGCTGTAACGTTTCACTGAGAATTCGAATCGTATAGAGTACGTCCCCCGGCCGGACCGTATCGCCCGGATAATAATTCATTTTCTCAACAACGCCGTCCACGGGAGAAATCACACTCTGATCACTGCGCCCGGGGAGATCCACAATCATCCCCGGCACCTGAAACGTTTTCCAGTACGTCTCGGGAAGTTCCGATTTCACTTTCATTCCGAGATTGGCAATGGCCTGGTCAGAGAGAATGATCTTTTGCTGATCCGCGTTTTTTTTGCCGTCAGCTTTTTTGGATGAAACTGCCCCGTCTTTCGATTGATCAGCCTGATTCTGTTCCAGCAGCGGCAACCAGTGATCGCGCAAAACAAAACCGGCAGCAATCAAAACAAAGATCGTGATTCCCAGAACAGGCTTCATCGATTGAAGAAGTACCTTCATAACTGTCCCTCTAAATACCGAAAATCGGGATCGTGAACATCCAACTCAGCAGCTCCGCAGTGATCAGAATAAACGAATTCTGACCATCCAATGGAAATGAAGCCTGCTGAACGATTTGCAGTTTCGCTGGAAATGAATACCAGCATGCAATAAGAATTTCTTCGACGCCAACAGAGAAAGCAGGGCAGCAGCATCTCAGTTCAGAGACTGCCTGCACAAAAAGCGCACGCTTAGATCAGAAAAGCGTGATGGCGGAGAAAGAGCGGGGATTCGGCCCCGGGAGGTGCGCAATCCTGCCTGCTCCATTCAGGAGAAGAGCCCGACGATAATGAGCAGGCCAGCGCATCGGCTTCGATCACAATCCAGTGAAAAGACAACAACAGTTCCGAATTCAGCGTAGTGCGCGAACCTGATGTCAGGTCAGTACTGTTGAGATAGATGGCAGAAGAATCATGATCAAAAGGCGCTTCCACTTCAGGAACAACCGGCTGATCATGGTCTGAATGAGAGTGCCCCTCATGTTTATGAGAATGAGCCCCATGTGCATGCGAATGCCCATGCTGCTCGTGAGCCTCAGCTGAGCTGACGTGAATGTGGGCGCGCAAATCGTGCTCTGCAGGATGGTTACCTGCATGCGAATGCCCGAATGTGACTGACTGCGTCAGCAACACTAAGGGAATCAGGAATAGAGATACGATTTTTCGATACATATGGATTAGTTTCGGTCACAGGACTCAGTTTCGTCAATCATTTTAGCACTCAGATCAGTAAAGTCCAGATCCAACCGGCCCGAATCAGGACATAGAGCGCTCCCGGGCTGGACTCCTGCAATCGAAAAGTGGTTTCTTTCTGAAACGAAATCATGCCAGCATAGGGGCAGTGAATAGATGAAAAAAATAAGACCAGCTTGAAGTGGAGAGCAGGGCAAAGTTAGAGTGGTGAAATAAACAGGTCTGGAGCGATTTCAGGCTCCATCTCCATGGTCAACATAATCTCGAAGCAGAGAGACACGCATGAAACTGTTCCAGAATCTGAGCTTATCATCCATGATTGTCATTTCTCTGCTGATGCAGACCGCCAACGCAGCAGGTCCGGGAACGCTTTCATTAAAGCAGAAGCAACTGCTTAAAGCGACGTCACCGTTGTTTAAAGCCATCTATCAGAATCATTCAGGTCAGGCAATGATTAAACTGAATGGCGTTTCAGCTGACAACGGTCTCACATGGGAGCCTGTGAAACCCACTCCCGATTTTGACAAAGACCTGCCCTTTGGCTACCGACGCAGCCATTACGGCCTCTGGCGAGATCCGGTCAACGGCAACATTCTGTCG contains:
- a CDS encoding efflux RND transporter periplasmic adaptor subunit, with the protein product MKVLLQSMKPVLGITIFVLIAAGFVLRDHWLPLLEQNQADQSKDGAVSSKKADGKKNADQQKIILSDQAIANLGMKVKSELPETYWKTFQVPGMIVDLPGRSDQSVISPVDGVVEKMNYYPGDTVRPGDVLYTIRILSETLQQTQTNLFKDTQNIALAETKKKRLETTRGAIPEARIIEVANEIKRLHVAIKGYQHELLSRGFSQQQLQKISAGDFVRDLDILVPDRMDRVGSTRTPVALKASGTKVKQEPPLTFEVQESKLDLGQQVKTGEMLCLLADHRQLAIEGRAFRDETQLLERSVREGWPVEVDFQERESTHWPAIKQSFLIEYLSNVIDPVNRTFAFRMPLENQSRVVQQGDQTQVLWRFRPGQKVRLMIRVEKLENVFVLPADAVAREGAEAFIFTQNVNTFYRKPVRVLERDRRHTVIANDGSLTPGSFVVQGAAEQLNRMLKSSSDNDLPEGYHIHADGSLHKNEDEGK
- a CDS encoding efflux RND transporter permease subunit, translated to MLNSIIRLSLTHRTLVLAACVVILAYGGYLTTTLPIDVFPDLDRPRVVILTQCPGMSSEEVETLVTYPIETAILGANGVEDVRSQSSQGMNVIYIEFGWKTEPRYARQIVSERLATVPMPPGIRPMMTPQASIMGQILHVGIHRRTGPQGGTLVPVGQTGLLAERIEKEGKPFLTVWNPVERNDLGQWQKVAVQDPEWDPRNPGRMVTFNWNQRSYDVVFPTPLEERMDLRTTADWLIRPRLLKLNGIAEVIVMGGDKKQYQVLVDPIKLQEYNVSLQDVEAAVQSNNLNASGGFILSGQTERPVRIIGRLGALTNDVLEELRRAPVKMNGDRAVLMENVAEIVEGPAPKRGDASIDGHAGVVITIVKQPHADTRKLTDDVMAALHDAEASLPADIVINTKLFKLKSFIDRGIYYVEEALVIGAVLVVIVLFLFLLNLRTTFITLTAIPLSLVITTLVFRVVGMITGTELSINVMTLGGIAVAIGELVDDAIVDVENIFRRLGENNISPNPRPAIVVVFEASREIRSAIVFGTAVVVLAFMPLFALSGVEGRLFVPLGVAYIVSILASLLVSLTVTPVLSYYLLPQAKATHEHQDGRLLRFLKWGASFLIRFSMRHAAALLLLTWALVGVSVYELSRLGADFLPKIDEGSVQINVTLPGGSSLKASNEASSLIDAQLVKMQKSKANPNGPILHFFRRTGRAERDEHAQPVNVGEYILTMNPAANYDRDEFLETLLSDLKTNVPGVGIEAEQPLSHLISHMLSGVKAQVGIKIYGDDLDKLRELAGNVRDAITDIPGVTPPIIDPQERVDELHVVLKPEELAYFGLSREYVAKFVETALKGEAVSQVLEGQRRFDLVIKLNEQYRSDPYNLGELRLELPDDRGQIRLRELAEFPGSASGPNLVNRENVRRRQTIRCNVSGRDLASTVEEIEKQVREQVELPTGYFVEFGGQFEAQRSATLLITILAAVSVAGIFIVLMMLYPSARITFQILNAIPTAFIGGVFALVLTNQTLTVASMVGFVSLGGIAVRNGILLVTHYFHLMEEEGEDFSPQMVLRGSLERLAPVLMTALTAGIALIPLVVGGNKPGLEILYPVATVILGGLVTSTFCEFFIHPGLFWKFSGKDAERLVRSETSDEELLRAATQQHT
- a CDS encoding M20 family metallopeptidase; the encoded protein is MNALEYAQELIRFDSTSNRSNAAVSDYVEQVLKKLGCETERVEHTDSAGVPKVNIIGRKGSGTGGVAYFGHTDVVPTDGWSIPEHGPFEPTVRDGKLFGRGSTDMKGSIACMFAALESISNEDLKAPVYISCTADEELDHRGAIEIAQRSEIYKELTAGKAHGIVGEATSLDVVYAHKGGCQVVVTSHGKASHSSTREGLNANWAMIPFLQVAKAIYDETETDEKWLDDEFNPPTVCMNIGINDHTAAVNITPPQSICTLCFRPMPGTDVEAILHLLKMKADELKIEFHIRSQNPAFRRDPNSDFAQQAAKLSTGHPPKTVAYGSEASNFPEVENLILLGPGNITEAHKSDEWITLAQLERGQDVYAGLIREYCL
- a CDS encoding DUF3147 family protein; this translates as MYYFIKVALTAVVVVAVAEISKRSSLLGGALASLPLVSFLGMIWLYIDTGSTDKVAELSRNIFWLVLPSLSFFLLLPILLKKGVGFGASFGISTAVMIGFYLGMMFCLKKFGIQ